Proteins co-encoded in one Nicotiana sylvestris chromosome 7, ASM39365v2, whole genome shotgun sequence genomic window:
- the LOC104217774 gene encoding G-type lectin S-receptor-like serine/threonine-protein kinase At4g27290: MKGLTSSFICSHFLFVLLTSVALDTITTDKPIRDGDTIVSAGEFYELGFFSPGNSKDRYVGIWYKKILPKTVVWVANRNIPLNDTSGVLTLRPNGILVLINSPNASIWSSNLSRSLKNPKARLLDSGNLLISDGNDRDPEINFTWQSFDFPGNTLLPGMKLGRNLLTGMDWYTSSWKSADDPSPGEYVNRLDSHGYPQLLVLKNSSIVYSSGPWNGIAFSGSPNNKPNTYYTFEFVVNQHEIYYKYEIRNVSLPTRVVINSAGVLEHLTWIERSQSWFLYLTAQFDNCDSFALCGPYASCNINNSPPCECLSGFKPRYPQQYAADWSSGCVRRTSLHCNQDGFFIFTGIKMPDSRHSWYNESMNLEECKKLCLADCNCTAYSNLDIRNGGSGCLQWFGELIDIREFSQNEQDLFVRVAASELVSITDSDRKRRRKRTTLIAVISVVVATFILSFLAWFSFQRRKRRTGSENGDEDMELPLFDLVTVTSATKNFSSANVIGEGGFGPVYKGILPNGQEIAVKRLSTYSGQGLQELKNEIVLISKLQHRNLVKLLGCCLEEEERMLIYEFMPNTSLDYFIFDPSRNTSLAWENRFEIAMGISRGLLYLHQDSRLRIIHRDLKTSNILLDSGMNAKISDFGLAKILGGDQVEGKTKRVIGTYGYMSPEYAVDGKYSVKSDVFSFGVIILEIISGRRNRKFHHLEHHHNLLGHAWLLWNEGKALELIDGCLEESFSESQVFRCIQVGLLCVQKLPEDRPTMASVVFWLGNEDMVLPQPKQPGFFIERNSMESTESADEGCLTYTGSLTVLEPR; the protein is encoded by the exons ATGAAAGGGCTAACTTCTTCATTCATTTGCTCCCATTTTCTCTTCGTCTTACTAACTTCGGTGGCATTAGACACGATCACTACAGATAAACCCATTAGAGATGGTGACACAATTGTTTCAGCTGGTGAGTTTTATGAACTTGGATTTTTCAGCCCTGGAAATTCCAAGGATCGCTATGTTGGGATATGGTACAAGAAGATATTACCTAAAACTGTCGTCTGGGTTGCCAATAGAAACATTCCCCTGAATGACACTTCAGGAGTGTTAACACTAAGACCCAATGGAATTCTTGTACTTATCAACAGTCCCAATGCTTCAATTTGGTCATCAAACTTGTCAAGATCCTTAAAGAATCCAAAAGCACGGCTCCTGGATTCTGGGAACCTTCTTATCAGTGATGGAAATGATAGGGACCCGGAAATTAATTTCACATGGCAGAGTTTTGATTTTCCAGGAAATACTTTATTGCCTGGCATGAAGCTTGGACGTAATTTGCTCACGGGCATGGATTGGTACACATCGTCATGGAAGAGTGCGGATGATCCTAGTCCGGGTGAATATGTAAACCGTCTTGATTCTCATGGATACCCACAATTACTCGTGTTGAAAAATTCATCTATAGTGTATAGCTCAGGGCCATGGAATGGTATTGCATTTAGTGGTAGTCCGAATAATAAACCAAATACATATTATACTTTCGAGTTTGTTGTTAATCAACACGAAATTTATTACAAATATGAGATTAGGAATGTGTCCCTGCCCACCAGGGTGGTGATCAACTCGGCTGGGGTGTTAGAACATCTAACATGGATTGAGCGCAGTCAGAGCTGGTTTCTCTACTTGACAGCACAATTTGACAACTGTGATAGTTTTGCTTTATGTGGTCCTTATGCAAGTTGCAACATCAATAACTCTCCTCCATGTGAGTGTCTGAGTGGTTTCAAGCCTAG GTATCCTCAACAGTATGCAGCAGACTGGTCTAGTGGTTGTGTAAGGAGAACTTCTTTGCATTGTAACCAAGATGGTTTTTTTATATTTACGGGTATCAAGATGCCGGATTCTAGACACTCATGGTATAATGAGAGCATGAACCTTGAAGAATGCAAGAAATTGTGCTTGGCTGACTGCAATTGTACAGCTTACTCGAATCTTGACATTAGAAATGGCGGAAGTGGATGCTTACAATGGTTTGGTGAACTCATTGATATTAGAGAGTTCAGCCAAAATGAGCAGGACCTGTTCGTAAGAGTAGCTGCTTCAGAATTAG ttTCTATCACAGATTCAGACAGGAAGCGAAGGAGAAAGAGGACCACCCTGATTGCTGTCATTTCAGTAGTAGTAGCAACATTTATCCTCAGCTTTTTAGCTTGGTTTTCCttccaaagaaggaaaagaagaacag GTTCAGAAAATGGAGATGAGGACATGGAGTTGCCATTGTTTGATTTAGTTACTGTTACTAGTGCCACTAAAAACTTCTCTTCTGCTAATGTGATTGGTGAGGGCGGTTTTGGACCGGTTTACAAG GGTATTCTACCAAATGGACAAGAGATAGCAGTAAAGAGGCTATCAACGTATTCTGGACAAGGCCTTCAAGAGTTAAAGAACGAAATCGTTCTCATTTCCAAGCTGCAACACAGGAACCTTGTCAAGCTTTTGGGTTGCTgccttgaagaagaagaaaggatgCTAATCTATGAATTTATGCCAAACACTAGCTTGGACTATTTCATTTTTG ATCCAAGCAGAAATACCTCACTTGCATGGGAGAACCGCTTTGAAATTGCAATGGGAATATCTCGAGGTCTTCTTTATCTTCACCAGGACTCAAGATTAAGAATTATTCACAGGGATCTCAAAACCAGCAACATTTTATTAGATAGTGGCATGAATGCCAAAATTTCTGATTTCGGCCTTGCCAAAATTTTGGGCGGAGACCAAGTGGAAGGAAAAACTAAGAGAGTAATAGGGACATA TGGATATATGTCCCCAGAATATGCTGTTGATGGGAAATATTCAGTAAAATCAGATGTATTCAGTTTCGGCGTAATCATTCTAGAAATAATTAGTGGCAGAAGGAACaggaaatttcatcatttggaaCATCATCACAATCTTTTGGGACAT GCGTGGTTACTTTGGAATGAAGGCAAAGCGTTGGAACTGATAGACGGATGTTTGGAAGAATCATTTTCAGAATCTCAAGTGTTTAGATGCATTCAAGTTGGTTTATTGTGCGTCCAAAAACTCCCAGAGGATAGGCCTACAATGGCATCAGTAGTTTTCTGGTTGGGAAATGAAGATATGGTTCTTCCTCAACCAAAGCAGCCTGGTTTTTTTATAGAGAGGAATTCAATGGAATCAACAGAGTCAGCTGATGAAGGATGTCTAACTTACACCGGGTCATTAACTGTTCTAGAGCCAAGATAG